From a region of the Rhodococcus sp. 4CII genome:
- a CDS encoding IclR family transcriptional regulator C-terminal domain-containing protein: MLAELGESELTRLLDSLSPGEAANGSGTTADHASADPEPARLRTELVRVRRQGFAVNRGRSERGVVAIGVAVRNLEDKAVAGLSIAMPSVRYDPQCLPALVATLMMAADGVRADLD; this comes from the coding sequence CTGCTCGCCGAGCTCGGCGAGTCCGAGTTGACGCGGTTACTTGATTCTCTGTCACCCGGAGAGGCTGCGAATGGGTCCGGCACCACGGCCGACCACGCCTCGGCCGACCCTGAGCCCGCACGACTACGCACCGAGCTGGTGCGCGTGCGCCGTCAGGGCTTCGCTGTCAACCGGGGACGCTCTGAGCGTGGCGTCGTGGCCATCGGCGTAGCTGTGCGCAACCTGGAAGACAAAGCGGTGGCAGGACTGTCGATCGCGATGCCCTCCGTCCGGTATGACCCGCAGTGCCTGCCCGCCCTCGTCGCCACGCTCATGATGGCTGCCGACGGCGTCCGAGCGGACCTCGACTGA
- a CDS encoding helix-turn-helix domain-containing protein, whose protein sequence is MTQEAPSRTQYSVIQNCATMPPKNPPAYAISSVDHALRLAAMLHLKGELTVAEAADRLGVARSRAHRLLQMLVYRDFAVRSPDRRYGAVPILQLAEHSRSATARLRSAALPHMRRLVRAVDESAHLTVRTGTEVRFIASVESTQALRMGSREGMVFPRTARRVV, encoded by the coding sequence ATGACGCAAGAAGCACCAAGCAGAACACAATATTCTGTTATACAGAATTGTGCGACCATGCCGCCGAAGAATCCGCCTGCATACGCCATATCGAGTGTCGACCACGCACTGCGGCTGGCAGCGATGTTGCACCTTAAGGGCGAGCTGACGGTGGCCGAGGCCGCAGATCGACTGGGGGTCGCGAGATCAAGAGCTCACCGACTCCTGCAGATGCTGGTCTACCGCGACTTCGCCGTACGGAGTCCCGACCGGCGCTACGGTGCCGTGCCGATCCTGCAGTTGGCGGAACACTCCCGGTCGGCCACTGCTCGACTGCGGTCAGCCGCCCTGCCGCATATGCGACGGCTGGTTAGAGCTGTCGACGAATCCGCGCACCTGACGGTGCGCACCGGCACCGAGGTCCGATTCATCGCTTCGGTGGAATCGACGCAGGCCCTGCGGATGGGCTCACGCGAGGGCATGGTGTTCCCGCGCACCGCACGTCGGGTGGTCTGA
- a CDS encoding alpha/beta fold hydrolase: MSKFVPVASSRTILIDGIRTHYLEFGDGPPLVLLHDGSYGSSAELSWYPNVEALGQSHRVIAPDWLGFGGTDKVHDFGGGRARRLWHMSRFLEVMDLGPAVFCGVSMGATLLLSVAAGSEYAWPIKAIVSVSGGGFIPLNSARAATLDYDCTYEGMRKIVSHFVFNQDLLDDERLVKARYEAAIEPGAWEAVAAARFKAPTVSERADFGQQDTIPYERIDVPTLLVAGANDELREPGYADELRERIPDCALLTLDNCGHLPQIEYPDRFNDTVAAFCAR; encoded by the coding sequence ATGTCAAAGTTTGTTCCAGTAGCATCCAGCCGTACGATCCTCATCGACGGGATCAGAACCCACTACCTGGAGTTCGGTGACGGGCCTCCGCTGGTCTTGCTGCACGACGGCAGCTATGGTTCGTCGGCCGAACTGTCCTGGTATCCGAACGTCGAGGCTCTTGGGCAGTCCCACCGTGTGATCGCGCCGGATTGGTTGGGTTTCGGCGGTACCGACAAAGTGCACGACTTCGGGGGTGGTCGCGCTAGGCGTCTCTGGCACATGTCGCGTTTTCTCGAGGTGATGGATCTCGGTCCCGCAGTTTTCTGTGGTGTCTCGATGGGTGCGACGCTCTTGCTGTCTGTTGCGGCCGGCAGCGAATACGCATGGCCGATCAAGGCAATCGTTTCGGTGTCCGGAGGCGGGTTCATACCTTTGAACTCTGCACGGGCCGCGACCCTTGACTACGACTGTACCTATGAGGGAATGCGCAAGATCGTATCGCATTTCGTGTTCAATCAAGATCTGCTCGACGATGAAAGATTGGTCAAAGCCCGCTACGAAGCTGCAATCGAGCCCGGCGCGTGGGAAGCTGTCGCGGCTGCCCGATTCAAGGCGCCAACTGTGAGCGAACGTGCGGATTTCGGGCAGCAAGACACGATCCCTTATGAACGCATCGACGTACCTACCTTGCTGGTCGCCGGCGCAAACGACGAATTGCGCGAGCCCGGTTATGCCGATGAACTCCGTGAACGCATTCCCGATTGCGCATTGCTGACGCTCGACAACTGCGGACACCTACCTCAGATCGAGTACCCCGATCGTTTCAACGACACGGTTGCCGCATTCTGCGCACGGTAA
- a CDS encoding alpha/beta fold hydrolase produces MMDSLSPAKFERVGSFRTRYYDFGVADAPVLVLLHDGAWGGSASVTWERIAAPLAERYRVIAPDLLGFGATDKAVFLGESPYDFRIRHVFDLLRHLGVTSAIHLIGNSFGGSLALRAAGYGTHTADIADIEIKSVASINGTGGPWRTQLALDELGWWDGTRADLERVVRLLIDDGQDFASHVDQRLEQATTAGHYRAVKAPTLALPDALRLPKAADSWPEPLRTCESPVLLVSGKRDPLLEPEWTSRLQSVLPHCEVEQLDCTHAPNIDHPDELLQVLTQFLLHSETTTRI; encoded by the coding sequence ATGATGGATTCGCTTTCACCTGCCAAATTCGAGAGGGTGGGGTCGTTTCGTACACGATATTACGATTTCGGTGTTGCGGATGCCCCAGTTCTGGTACTTCTTCACGATGGCGCATGGGGTGGAAGCGCTTCCGTCACTTGGGAGCGCATTGCGGCACCACTCGCCGAGCGATACCGCGTCATAGCGCCGGATCTCCTGGGTTTCGGCGCTACGGACAAAGCCGTGTTCTTGGGCGAATCCCCTTACGATTTTCGCATCCGTCACGTCTTTGATTTGTTGCGTCACCTCGGGGTGACGTCAGCGATTCATCTGATCGGGAACTCGTTTGGCGGCTCGCTGGCGCTTCGTGCCGCCGGTTATGGCACCCATACCGCCGACATCGCCGATATAGAAATCAAGTCTGTCGCCAGCATCAACGGAACGGGCGGGCCTTGGCGGACTCAGCTGGCCCTCGACGAGCTCGGGTGGTGGGACGGGACACGGGCGGACCTCGAAAGGGTGGTTCGGCTGTTGATCGATGACGGGCAAGACTTCGCGTCGCACGTAGACCAGCGGCTGGAGCAAGCGACAACGGCGGGACATTACCGCGCGGTCAAGGCACCGACACTCGCATTGCCAGACGCCCTGCGCCTGCCAAAAGCGGCCGATTCATGGCCCGAGCCGCTGCGCACTTGCGAGTCGCCGGTGCTGCTGGTCAGCGGGAAGCGCGATCCGTTGTTGGAACCGGAATGGACGTCGCGGTTGCAGTCCGTGTTACCGCACTGCGAAGTCGAACAACTCGACTGCACGCATGCGCCCAACATCGATCATCCGGATGAGCTCTTGCAAGTGCTCACGCAGTTCTTACTCCATAGCGAGACCACGACAAGAATCTAG
- a CDS encoding NAD(P)/FAD-dependent oxidoreductase: MVAPHVVPGIFTADDDTLIQAFRDADLPSLLPALAFVTGDMSLVPDELRPQVRISGAAMAPQGGLAPEQQESARSLALDCVRKFRGAGAPADRIDDAALRRLMRFITGDTKSDYEPLLLKELGLAELERSDDLDNASGLSALVIGAGMSGLIAAHRLDQAGVDFTVVERNADVGGVWLENSYPGCRLDTNNFAYSYSYAQKSDWNHQYSTQRSIHEYFRDVADRLSLRDKIVFGTEVISAVYDEDDCVWTVTMRSSEGVATQRVNILISAVGQLNQPSIPDFPGTASFKGTAFHTARWDHSVDLAGKSVAVIGTGASAYQSIPSIADEVGELFIMQRSAPWALPAPAYHDEIAPGLKWLFQNLPHYHSWFRFYQFWIAVDGMRRFAVVDSDWQRSDSVSEANYQLKLALESHIRAQYTDRPDLIDKVIPDYPPYSKRMLRDNGVWARTLHQDHVSLVTDKIERLTEDGILMESGEEYKVDVIIYGTGFKASDFLAPMQIIGRDGKELHEQWGADPRAYLGITVPNFPNLFCLYGPNTNLVLNGSIIMFSELGMKHIMDCINTLASQGPGSLECAVEPYEAYNRRVDEGNEMMAWGIQGVRNWYKSSSGRVSQNWPFSTIEYWRVTHHFNAEDYTYTPAAVTAGTAHSAGAARS, translated from the coding sequence ATGGTTGCCCCCCACGTTGTGCCCGGAATTTTCACCGCGGACGACGACACATTGATACAGGCGTTCAGAGACGCTGACCTGCCCTCTCTGCTACCTGCGCTTGCTTTCGTCACCGGTGACATGAGTCTGGTACCAGATGAGTTGCGTCCACAGGTACGGATATCCGGTGCCGCGATGGCGCCACAAGGCGGACTGGCCCCCGAACAGCAAGAGAGTGCACGAAGCCTCGCTCTCGACTGTGTTCGGAAGTTTCGAGGGGCCGGCGCTCCGGCGGATCGCATTGACGACGCCGCTCTCCGTCGGTTGATGCGATTCATCACCGGCGACACCAAGAGCGACTACGAGCCGTTGCTGTTGAAGGAACTTGGCCTTGCCGAACTCGAACGTTCTGATGACCTAGACAACGCGAGCGGCCTCTCTGCACTGGTCATCGGCGCCGGCATGTCCGGGCTCATCGCTGCCCACCGCTTGGACCAGGCCGGCGTTGATTTCACGGTTGTCGAACGCAACGCAGACGTAGGTGGTGTCTGGCTCGAGAACAGCTACCCGGGATGCCGGCTCGACACGAACAATTTTGCTTACAGTTATTCATATGCTCAGAAGAGTGACTGGAATCATCAGTACTCTACGCAGAGATCAATCCACGAGTATTTCCGCGACGTTGCCGATCGCCTGTCACTACGTGACAAGATTGTCTTCGGCACCGAAGTCATATCGGCAGTGTACGACGAGGACGATTGCGTCTGGACAGTCACGATGCGGTCGTCAGAAGGCGTCGCCACCCAACGCGTCAATATCCTCATCAGCGCCGTGGGCCAGCTGAATCAGCCGTCCATCCCGGACTTTCCGGGTACCGCCAGTTTCAAGGGCACGGCCTTCCACACAGCGCGATGGGACCACAGCGTAGACCTCGCCGGTAAGAGCGTAGCGGTCATCGGGACCGGAGCCAGCGCTTACCAGTCCATTCCATCGATCGCAGACGAGGTCGGTGAGTTGTTCATCATGCAGCGCAGCGCACCCTGGGCGCTGCCGGCACCTGCGTATCACGACGAGATCGCGCCAGGACTCAAATGGTTGTTCCAGAACCTGCCCCACTACCACAGCTGGTTTCGCTTCTATCAATTCTGGATCGCCGTCGACGGAATGCGTCGATTCGCCGTCGTCGATAGCGACTGGCAGCGATCGGACTCGGTCTCGGAGGCGAATTACCAGCTCAAACTCGCTCTGGAGAGCCACATCCGAGCTCAGTACACGGACCGCCCCGATCTGATCGACAAGGTCATCCCGGACTACCCTCCATACTCCAAGCGAATGCTGCGGGACAATGGCGTCTGGGCGCGGACCCTGCACCAGGACCATGTTTCTCTTGTGACCGACAAGATCGAGCGTCTCACCGAGGACGGGATCCTGATGGAGTCCGGCGAAGAATACAAGGTCGACGTGATCATCTACGGCACTGGTTTCAAGGCCTCCGACTTCCTCGCACCGATGCAGATCATCGGGCGCGACGGAAAAGAACTTCATGAACAGTGGGGCGCGGATCCCCGCGCGTACCTCGGGATCACCGTCCCGAACTTTCCCAACCTTTTCTGCTTGTATGGGCCCAATACCAACCTGGTCCTGAACGGCAGTATCATCATGTTTTCCGAGTTGGGGATGAAACACATCATGGACTGCATAAACACGCTGGCCAGTCAAGGACCTGGAAGCTTGGAATGCGCCGTCGAGCCCTATGAAGCATATAATCGGCGTGTCGATGAAGGTAACGAAATGATGGCCTGGGGCATACAAGGCGTTCGAAATTGGTATAAGAGCTCGTCGGGCCGCGTGTCCCAGAACTGGCCATTCAGTACCATCGAGTATTGGCGAGTCACCCACCACTTCAACGCCGAAGATTACACCTATACGCCGGCTGCAGTGACAGCGGGTACGGCGCATTCGGCAGGGGCCGCACGATCATGA
- a CDS encoding maleylpyruvate isomerase family mycothiol-dependent enzyme, whose amino-acid sequence MPSILPGWSRRHVVAHVAANADALGNLVQWARTGVESPMYASPDDRSRGIEEGATLTTPELVSWICASATTLAHAMEELSDSQWDKSVCTAQGRVVPATEVPWMRSREVCVHAVDLAVGIGFDELGVDFLRALGDDIVAKRHTSPAVALALEVDDDSSRWELDGPGEAQTVTQSLADTVAYLSGRLLRQRPAGAANPRVPVLPTWL is encoded by the coding sequence ATGCCGTCGATTCTACCGGGCTGGAGCAGGCGGCACGTCGTGGCGCATGTCGCAGCCAATGCGGACGCCCTCGGCAATCTGGTGCAGTGGGCCCGGACGGGAGTAGAGAGCCCGATGTACGCCTCGCCCGACGATCGTTCGCGCGGCATCGAGGAAGGCGCGACGCTGACTACCCCAGAACTGGTCTCGTGGATTTGCGCGTCGGCGACGACACTCGCCCATGCGATGGAGGAGCTGTCCGACTCCCAGTGGGACAAGTCGGTGTGCACCGCGCAGGGTCGAGTGGTCCCGGCAACGGAGGTCCCTTGGATGCGCTCACGCGAGGTTTGCGTGCACGCAGTCGACCTCGCCGTCGGGATCGGTTTCGACGAACTAGGCGTCGACTTCCTTCGGGCCCTGGGCGATGACATCGTGGCCAAGCGCCACACGTCGCCCGCCGTGGCGCTCGCACTCGAGGTCGACGATGACTCGTCCCGCTGGGAACTCGACGGTCCGGGCGAGGCGCAGACCGTCACCCAATCCCTCGCCGATACGGTCGCTTACCTCAGTGGACGCCTGTTGCGTCAGCGACCGGCCGGCGCGGCGAATCCCAGGGTCCCGGTTCTGCCGACCTGGCTCTGA
- a CDS encoding LysR family transcriptional regulator: protein MDLNLLVALEALLVERHVGRAGDALGITQSAMSNTLARLRKTLDDEILIRTGREWQLTTRAVALQEPLTRLLAIVREEVLSPLPFIPASSERCFHIATANAAAVMLVAPLVKVLEREAPNIRIQVVPIGEPSNTLLTQANIDLVLLPEHYGIAHSNQRLLSLEWVCLVDRDHPFEGERFDPVSFRQYPHVVYEHRGVPVNAQSALVAAGLGNDRIIVDDFMVIPFLVSGNHHIGVIQDKLAERVNAGGQFRTIAPPIELPRVNISMYWHSQNDRDPGNLWVRERLAEIGQQLNS, encoded by the coding sequence GTGGATCTCAACCTCCTGGTGGCGCTCGAAGCGTTGCTTGTCGAACGCCACGTCGGGCGTGCGGGCGACGCCCTCGGAATCACCCAGTCTGCGATGAGCAATACTCTGGCCCGGTTGCGCAAGACCCTCGACGACGAAATCCTGATCAGGACCGGTCGGGAGTGGCAGCTGACGACGCGCGCGGTCGCTTTGCAAGAGCCGCTGACTCGGCTCTTGGCCATCGTGCGGGAAGAGGTTCTCAGTCCTCTCCCATTCATCCCAGCGTCGTCCGAACGGTGCTTCCACATCGCCACGGCCAATGCCGCCGCGGTGATGCTGGTCGCCCCCCTCGTGAAGGTCCTGGAGCGCGAAGCCCCCAACATTCGGATACAGGTCGTTCCCATCGGGGAACCGAGCAACACTTTGCTGACCCAAGCAAACATCGACTTGGTTCTACTGCCGGAGCACTACGGAATCGCACATTCTAATCAGCGCCTGCTGTCCTTGGAATGGGTATGTCTGGTGGATCGCGATCATCCTTTTGAAGGGGAGCGATTCGACCCGGTGTCGTTCAGGCAGTACCCCCACGTGGTGTACGAGCATCGAGGCGTCCCGGTGAATGCGCAGTCTGCGCTGGTCGCCGCCGGTCTTGGTAACGACCGCATCATTGTCGATGACTTCATGGTCATCCCGTTCCTGGTGTCCGGCAATCATCACATCGGTGTCATTCAGGACAAACTGGCGGAAAGAGTAAATGCCGGTGGTCAATTTCGAACCATAGCGCCGCCGATAGAGTTGCCGCGTGTGAACATAAGTATGTATTGGCACTCGCAGAATGACAGAGACCCGGGAAACCTCTGGGTCAGAGAGCGGCTGGCCGAAATCGGCCAACAGCTCAACTCTTAG
- a CDS encoding cupin domain-containing protein, translating to MSTLDNPVRLQAVNAQGQPNVTPALEELYRGFESELLIPLWTAIGDLMPPHPRSRAVPHLWRWENLVRLAEQAGQIVPVGRGGERRAIALANPGLDGIPFATPTLWAAIQYLMPGEDAPEHRHSQHAFRFVVEGSGVWTVVGGDAVPMNRGDFLPQAGWNWHAHHNATDRPMAWIDGLDVPFQYTNETQFFEYGRDQLDDDERITPERSRSERLWGHPGLRPIAATPVAPGTPLLSYKWEYTDRALDDQLAVAAEGFGGTVEPGHAAVRYTNPHTGGDVLPTLRTEFHRIARGSETAPVSETGSSVYQVFDGAGVVTVGDRSWSVTRGDLFVVPSWSPFSAKSEAGHSDSDSGALDLFRFSDAPIFEALQLNRKNITR from the coding sequence ATGAGCACACTCGACAACCCCGTCCGGCTACAAGCAGTCAACGCCCAAGGCCAGCCTAATGTCACCCCCGCACTCGAAGAGCTCTATCGCGGCTTCGAGTCGGAGTTGCTCATCCCGCTATGGACCGCGATCGGCGATCTCATGCCACCGCATCCGCGGTCACGTGCGGTCCCCCACCTGTGGCGGTGGGAGAATCTTGTCCGCCTCGCGGAACAGGCCGGGCAGATCGTGCCCGTCGGCCGCGGAGGTGAACGACGCGCGATTGCACTGGCCAATCCAGGGCTCGACGGAATCCCGTTCGCCACACCCACCCTGTGGGCAGCCATCCAGTACCTGATGCCCGGTGAAGATGCGCCCGAGCACCGTCACAGCCAGCACGCGTTCCGCTTCGTCGTTGAGGGGTCGGGAGTCTGGACTGTCGTCGGGGGCGACGCGGTACCGATGAATCGAGGTGACTTCCTGCCCCAGGCCGGCTGGAACTGGCATGCCCACCACAACGCCACGGACCGGCCGATGGCGTGGATCGACGGCCTCGACGTCCCGTTCCAGTACACCAACGAGACCCAGTTCTTCGAGTACGGACGCGATCAGCTCGACGACGACGAACGCATCACGCCCGAACGTTCGCGCTCCGAACGCCTGTGGGGTCACCCGGGCCTGCGTCCGATCGCAGCGACGCCGGTCGCGCCGGGCACTCCCCTGTTGTCGTACAAGTGGGAGTACACGGACCGCGCGCTCGACGACCAACTAGCCGTCGCAGCGGAAGGATTCGGTGGAACAGTCGAGCCCGGCCACGCCGCGGTGCGATACACAAACCCCCATACCGGCGGGGACGTGCTGCCCACACTGCGCACCGAGTTCCACCGGATCGCTCGCGGAAGCGAAACCGCACCCGTGTCCGAGACCGGTTCGAGCGTCTACCAGGTGTTCGACGGAGCCGGGGTCGTCACGGTCGGAGACCGCAGTTGGTCGGTGACCCGTGGCGACCTGTTCGTCGTGCCATCCTGGTCCCCGTTCTCGGCGAAATCCGAGGCGGGTCACTCCGATTCGGATTCCGGAGCGCTCGACTTGTTCCGATTCTCCGACGCACCGATCTTCGAGGCACTCCAGCTCAACCGGAAGAACATCACCCGATGA
- a CDS encoding fumarylacetoacetate hydrolase family protein, with product MKLLSFTTLDGRRGVGVLTEEGVRVVGSDQDRDAAANVSPMRALLERTAGDVQAVADELPSAELISLEDLTVDVPVPDPSKIIAAPVNYENHKVEMNQSVHISALGLFLKSPQSLLAHESTVRLPYTDRRFDQEGELAVVIGKKSRGVAVDGALDVVAGYSLLLDITMRGGEDRSTRKSFDTFTPMGPCLVTPDEVGSLSDLQLTCAVDGQLRQSAPIADLIWGVPQLIAYASSVMTLLPGDVIATGTPAGVGQVRDGQDIAVDMQGFDTLRVKVSDLGAVPCPTRGARQGPVAPSFSTPVSK from the coding sequence ATGAAACTCCTGAGCTTTACCACACTCGATGGGCGCCGCGGCGTCGGCGTGCTCACCGAGGAAGGAGTCCGCGTTGTGGGTTCCGATCAAGATCGCGACGCGGCGGCGAACGTCAGCCCGATGCGGGCGTTGCTCGAGCGGACAGCCGGTGATGTGCAGGCAGTGGCGGACGAACTGCCGTCCGCAGAGCTGATTTCCCTCGAGGACCTGACGGTAGACGTGCCTGTCCCGGATCCCAGCAAGATCATTGCCGCTCCGGTCAATTACGAGAACCACAAAGTCGAGATGAACCAGAGTGTGCACATTTCGGCGCTCGGATTGTTTCTGAAGTCTCCGCAATCACTCCTCGCACACGAATCGACAGTCAGGTTGCCGTACACCGACAGGCGATTCGACCAGGAAGGCGAACTCGCGGTCGTCATCGGTAAGAAGTCGAGGGGGGTCGCGGTCGACGGTGCGCTCGATGTGGTGGCCGGGTATTCCCTGCTGTTGGACATCACCATGCGTGGTGGCGAGGACCGTTCGACACGTAAGTCCTTTGACACCTTCACCCCCATGGGTCCGTGCTTGGTCACGCCGGATGAGGTTGGCTCCCTTTCCGACCTGCAGCTCACGTGTGCGGTGGATGGCCAGTTGCGGCAGTCTGCGCCGATCGCCGACCTGATTTGGGGAGTGCCGCAGCTGATCGCGTATGCCTCCTCCGTGATGACTCTGCTTCCCGGCGATGTCATCGCAACAGGGACGCCGGCCGGTGTGGGTCAGGTCCGCGACGGCCAGGACATCGCTGTTGACATGCAGGGCTTCGATACTCTCCGTGTCAAGGTCAGTGACCTGGGCGCTGTCCCTTGCCCGACCCGAGGTGCTAGGCAGGGTCCGGTCGCTCCCAGCTTCTCGACACCGGTCTCGAAATAG